Genomic window (Culex pipiens pallens isolate TS chromosome 3, TS_CPP_V2, whole genome shotgun sequence):
ATGGAAATGTTACGAAAAGTCTAACACAAGCCTGATTAGGAAGTTTAACGCAATTTGATGcataatttcccattaaataataaggctttctagtcagaaatttaccaacacattcaaagtatgtttacatgacagctggacgtttgtttgcatcaggtttcctatctctttctagcaaattttttttgtcaagcaacttctagctggtttatttgactgactgcccgatatgtcagccaacatacttcgcagggctgtgacagctacagctcgatccgAGGGGGATGTCACTCCGCGATAACACactaaaacgcacaaaaacgagctcgaaaagcatcaacgcttctcatcgtgccgagttttcacataacgccaccttaaagcaagttatcgcatgttaacgcgcgttaaagcgaGTTAAAGCGGCTAGCGTCTGCTcgacttttgaaccaaccgaaTCGATCTTGCAACCTTGCTGTCTTAAGTCGAGTAGTTTTTGATCGGGTTTGGCAACTcggtatttgttttggtttatttttcctGCAGTTTcaggaaaaataaacaaagcaaTCTGTGAGTTTTATTTTCCCCCCTCGGTGACGAAATCGCTGCTGGTTTGTGCCGCTACGCTGGTGGTCCCCACGGAGCAGGTGAAATCGTCTCGTATTGTGGTGCAGATGCGGTCGCCGAAGAATATGCCGACAGGGTTTGTTGAGGTGAACGGGAACGGACGGGTGGACGACATGGAAGGGAAGACGGAAAATCTTCTGACTGCAAACTCAAGGAGGAGGTAAGATTTCGAGGGCAAGATTTTTTTGAGCGGTCGAGTTTAGGATTTTAATTGTTACCGTCCCCCCAGTGTATCGCCGAAATGTTCGCCAAGCAGCTAACGAATTTCTTCAAGGGCTCGAGAACCATCGCCTTGGCCAGGGAACTGCTGATGCGGCTAAAGATCAGCAATGACGATGAGCGTAGCATAATCCGGGGGCGCGGCGGATTCGAAACGGACTCCGAGAGCGTTGATACGCTGGACGAGGAAGAGGTGGACGTGGATACAGAATGCCTTCCAGTCCTGCCAAAAAATTCATCCGCGAACGTACGTGTAGCGCGACCTAACCGTAATAAGCAGCGACTGTCGGTCCGGAAGTTCAAGAGTTCAAGTTCCTCAGCAGCTGTTCCACGGTTACAAGAACAAGAAGGAGATGCTCAACGAACCAGGAAGAGTTAGCAGAATGGAAGGCAGGAGGAGGCTGAATGCGTCGCGATTTGGAGATTCGGGACCAGCTGCAGGATTGCAACGAGTCGATCAAAAAGCTGACCGTGGCAAGTTCATGAAATCAATTCTGGAAGGGCAATCTGGAGTTGATCGAGTAGtatgaaataaatcaaataatatatttaaatttatggttTATTGTCTTCCGGAGGATCATCCTGCTCCACTTTTCGTTTCTTGGCGTGGGACTTGTGGAACTTGTTGACCCGGAGCACGGAATTGTCCCGCTTGAAGGCATATTCCGGACTATGATTGACGAGTGACTTGGCCAACAGGTGTTTATCGATGGATTCCTTCCACATATGGTCCATTATTACGTTGCACGTAGAACACATCAAATCTTTGCTGTCCAGATCGACGTGATGCGTCCCTTCCGGATTTTGCATGACCCACATAAATGACACGAAACCCTCGTCGGTGTACTTTTCACCTACTCCCCTTCTTCACGATCCTCCACCAACGAAAGTTGCTTCTTGATCTTCCCCGACGGCTTCGATTCTTCTTTTGTTTAGCGAGTGGAAGAACGACTTAACTCCTTGTTGGCCGCGATCAGCAGGTTCAGCAACGTGGCCGAGTTATTGATTTGTAACCGCGACGGTCTCCGGAACAACTGCGGCTTCTATTCTGTACCGGCTGCAGTTGAGCTGGCCGCGTTGCATGTTTCTATCagcgatttgttgttgttgcccgCGCCAGAAGCTTAATCACGCCGTTCTGTTGGACAGGTTTGAAATAACTAGAGTTAAAACTCGAGTAAGCCACTTCACGATCAAAACTCACCAAAAGCAGGTTGCGAAGATCGGTTTGGTTAGCGGCTGCAGCTCAGATTAGCGGGCTTTTACAGGTGTCGGGCCAGGTGGTACGATTTTAAACGTTTCGTCAATGTTGATCTCCGCAATGCAAACTCCGGGATCCGTTTCTGCAGGTTGAACCTGTTGCCAAAGTCATCATCCAACAAGGTTGGCCGTTTCAAGTCTCTGAAACATTGACCCTTGGCAGCTGCAAATGTTTCCTGGTACACCGCTCCTTTTTTGGTTTAAACTTTTGTTTCTTTACGAAAAGTTGGTAGGAGactttatttttcaagaaaaaaaagcaaaacaaactgctcgaatgATTTGACAACGAGATCTGTCATTTGCTGttgacagttctcgctgtcaaaaaaatcgagcagtctGATGCGTGAACGCAAGAAAAGGTAAAGCAAAAAGCGAGTTAACGCGGTTATCGCGCGTTAAAGCGGAAAAGCAAAAGTTAGCGCTGCAAAGGTATGAAAAGGAAGCTTTATCGCTCGGTCAACGCGAGAGTGACACCCCCCTcggctcgatcattgtttgcatcaggacactgtgacgaggaattcgtcatttttgagttaaattatatttttttcactgggcctagaaagccttatgcaagatttgcaaaaaattcaCCGTAAAATTCCAAATTCGCCAAAGTTTTAAGGTTTCAATATGTTTTCTCTCGTTTTCATTTGTTGTTCCAGAAAGTTTCTCAGAaaggagcacccgcagtcgagcagtttttgacagttcgctccataagaaatacattgtagaaaaaagcaaaaactgctcgaatggaagtgctccattgccGCTGCGCATCTGTCAAATCGTCTGTTTGACAATCGCTGATCGCTGAGGGTGAGTGAGAAGGAAGATAGTGCGGTAACTTTGAATGGagcacccgattcgagtggtagataTGACAGTTCTCCCAAGGACGAACCGGTCACTTTGGTGGTCTCTCGTGTCGCCACcaataaaggagaaaagct
Coding sequences:
- the LOC120413799 gene encoding uncharacterized protein LOC120413799 — its product is MFAKQLTNFFKGSRTIALARELLMRLKISNDDERSIIRGRGGFETDSESVDTLDEEEVDVDTECLPVLPKNSSANVRVARPNRNKQRLSVRKFKSSSSSAAVPRLQEQEGDAQRTRKS